The DNA region AGATCGTTTTCGATAAGGGATTCGAATACCAAAGAGAACAATTACTTTATATGTGACTAACCATGAGATTAGATCATGCATTCATGTTATTGTAGGGCGACAGTCAGGTTGTGCGTGTGCTCGATTGTTGTTGGCAAAGAGGTTATCAATTACTCAATAAGTGACATTCACCAATAAGGGTGATTGTCCTCCCTGCATTGGTATGTGTTTGACGTTATATCCGTATCATGAATTGCATGAGTATGACATGTAGAAAAATATAACAAAGAAGGTTTTAGTATGTGTGTAAAGTATTCATACGTTATTAATCCTTGGAAATATTCATTGTCATGTGTTTTAGTCCTTACCGTTAAATTTTACTTATATGGCTCATAAAATGATGAGTTATCATTCCTATTTgaagtttttttaatctaatttgaCATCGCGGGATTCTTCTGTATAAACAGGGAAGAGTTTGGACACTATTGTCGATGGAACTCGCGTTTGAAACGATGACAACGAGCTTAGATACAATAAGATGGAAGTCGTGCATGTGGATGAGTGAGTCTTGTTGTGCCAAATTAGATTGAAAAAAACTTCAAGTAAAAAGAATGAGTCATCATTCCTTAATTCACATAATTAAAAGTTACTAATAGCAAGTACTAAAACAAATGCTAATGTGTATTTTTAGGTAGGGGTGAACATGGCCGGGTAAATCCAATGAACCCgcccaacccaatccgatccaatagaaaaaatgcgggttggatcggacaatcgggttagtcggatggattttactacaacccaaccaagttcggatcggatttcggattcagttcaaatccatcaaacccaacccaaaatccatacatataataataatttttataattttactcatactttgAGTGCTAGTGTCGAAGTGATGACTTTTTaaaactttgagacttaagtatttgtagttatttgtcatatttgaacttaaagtatttgttcgtagttatttgttacatgtttatatatagttatttgacatgttggagacatctaagttctaagtgtcatggcatgacatttagtgttgtttttcactttttagatactatttatattagattgtttcatgtcatttggtaatgaagttttatattttcatgatatttgactatatgtcatttatgtggtattatttctatAACATTTTGTGcctttttcatgctatttagtattataacatatttagtattttttataactttttttgaatttataataatttttgaaagattttttaatatttcagatatattattattttaatatagtgacccaataaatccatccaacccaatccaaacttcgtcgggttggttcggatcgggtccgaagaagaaattcgtgaaatccaacccaacccaacccagacaattttgatcggttcgaattttattttgaccaaaatccatccaacccaacccaacccatgtgcacccctattTTTAGGGATTAAAAACTTAGACAAAATTCCAGTGACTAAAACTAACATTTGCTATATTTTCAAGGAGTAAAACCATATTTAAGCCAAAATAGTAAAAGGAAACCATAGCAGACACTGCCCTGAACGCTGAATGCAGAAATCGTTCCCCTAATTGCACCAATTTCTGTGTCTAGGTAGATCCTCAACCTCAATCCATTGTTCTACAGTCTACACCTCAAATCATCATCTCATTTTCAAACACCAACAAGAATCGAACCAAATTTTCTGAAAAATTCAGGTTTTGTTAACATGAAGTTTCGTTACGCAATGGTGTGTTCTTCGAACCAGAACCGAAGCATGGAAGCTCACTTCCTCCTCAAGAGACAGGGCTTTGATGTGTGTTCTTACGGCACAGGTGCCCACGTTAAGCTCCCTGGTCCTTCCCTCAGAGAACCCAATGTCTATGACTTCGGAACTCCCTACAAGCACATGCTCGATGACCTTCGCAGAAAGGACCCTGAACTGTATCCTTTTGCTTTTCCTCTTTTTGCTTCAATTTCTTCCACCCTTTTGGTCCTTTAAGCTGAAGATTAAATTCAAGCTTGTGGGGTTGCTTTGAATGaaaaaagttttaattttttctggGACTCAGACAATTCACTTTTACAAATTGTGGGTAGTGTAAATTGCATTTTATTAGACAATTTGCTTATTTTTTGATATTATTCTCTCAATTTTGTtattacattttgatttgctgATATGGGTATCAAGCAAACAGatgaaacaaaaattgaaatttttatttttttgaatattttttgtATCTCTTTACTTTAGCTTTTCTGCATTTTGTTACACTGACTGAGGATAGTTTTGATGGAATGAAGAACTTTTCTTTAGCATGAATGAGACCAAGAAGTGGTCTGAATTTTGGATTAGTGTTGAATGAGGAAGGGTTAGGGTTGTATTGTCTTATTTAATGGTGTTTTGTTTGAGTGTGAAGACTGGAGAGTAAGATACTGAGTTTATGAATTCAGTGCTGATTTTGGAATGTAGCTGTTCTGCATTTGTTACTACACTGGCTGGGGATAGTTTTGATAGAATGAAGAACTTCTCTTTAGCATGAATGAGACCAAGAATTGGCCTGAATTCTGTTTTAGGATTGAATGGGGGAGGGCTTAGGATTGTATGACCTTATATGGTGTTTCGTGTGAATGAAGAGGGTGAGATACGGAGTTGAGGAACAGTAGCATATGCTATTTATATATCTATCTAGTGCTGGACTTTTATCTTGGGTAATTAGTTTAATTTGCACTTGAATTCTTGTTCCCTTATTCTGTATGGTGCCCTGAATGTGACCTTAACAAGAGTGAAGCTACAAGCGAAATGGAATATTGCCGATGCTCAAAAGAAACTCAAACGTCAAATTGGCACCTCAAAGATGGCAAGAAAATGCAGCTGATGGCTCCTTTGATATAGTGTTCACATTTGAAGAAAAAGTATTCGATATGGTTATTGAAGGTTGGTTTTCATTGCATCTAGTTTCATTGTTTTTGTCGCTCTCTCTTACTGTTCTGATGTATTTGAAATTGAGTAACTTTCTAGATAGAATTTTACTTGCTAGCAATTACAAACTTTCTTCAATTTTGCATTATATTATGGATAGGACTAAGTGATAGCATATTTGGGCTTTAAACTGAGAGCCTTAGATATCTGTCAgtagagtcaaaggatgtttgGAATAGATGTTTATCAGCTACGACAATGTACTAAGTTTCAAACTAATGTAGCTGAGATTGTTTCTTTCCCTCTCTGCTCATTCTTATTAACAGAAGGGTTGCAAATGCAGCGAATAATACTAGTTTTCTGTGTTTCACTTAAGGTTATCTTTTATGAAAGTTGGCTGATagttccttttcttcttcaagtgcgtattatttttttttaaagaaattattAAATGTAGGCATAAAAATTAGAGGCAAGTTAGCCATTAGAATTGCCCTATTCATGATTTGAATTATATGGTTCTGTATGATTTAGCAAATCAGCGATTTGTATCATGTGAAAATCACAAATCACTTTGAATCATGCGATATATGCATTAAATAGAGCAATTCGTATCATTGAtatgaatagcatgattttttaattttttccttaTTGCTCTTTTTTTCACCAATTCTTGTCAAAGAAATTAAAAGTCAAGTAAGTTTAAATTctaaaatgaaaagaaactaAAGGAGTAACACTAAATGCTCCCAATCAATTATTTCATTGCTCTATTTTTTGACTTGTAATGCGACGTCTTATTATTTTGTTGAGGTATATGGTTAAGTTATTATGTCAATTCCTAACTTAAAACTATTACTTTAAGCACTATACATAATTTATGTgacatattttaatttatttatgaatttccTATTGAATCTTATGATTTTTGTTGGAGGAGAAAAAGAAATCCCATATCAATTAGAGAAATATTGGACAATCCTCACGCATTAGTTAGATTTTGAGGTAGAGTTAGGCCCAGCTCGAGTTCTCAagaattttatataatttatgatTCACGTTTCACCATTAAAATATTAGCTCAGCGCCTCAGCGGTTCATGATTTGAATTGGAATTTGATAGCCACTGGCAAGATATACTGGTTCCCCATTAACGAGAGTTGTGCATACTTGATTACCTGATGTTTCATACTTCATAACTTTGaacaatatatttttatttttagctAAAACTATTGTTTTATTGAAATACATGAAACTGTCTAGTACTTTTAGACATGCGTGGAATACTGGAATGACGATCATGTTGTGTCTGTGGCTCTTCACATCTATCTGTCTGACAGCTATCTAACTTCAACAATGTGCAGATCTGCATAATAGAGATCATGTTTTACTGAAAACTGTGCTGGTAATCAACTTAGAGGTGAAGGATAACCATGAGGAAGCAGCTGTAGGAGCAAGGCTTACTTTAGATCTATGCCAGGAGGTATGTTTCT from Lotus japonicus ecotype B-129 chromosome 2, LjGifu_v1.2 includes:
- the LOC130738732 gene encoding uncharacterized protein LOC130738732, yielding MKFRYAMVCSSNQNRSMEAHFLLKRQGFDVCSYGTGAHVKLPGPSLREPNVYDFGTPYKHMLDDLRRKDPELYKRNGILPMLKRNSNVKLAPQRWQENAADGSFDIVFTFEEKVFDMVIEDLHNRDHVLLKTVLVINLEVKDNHEEAAVGARLTLDLCQEIEAAESWEESIDDIIGGFEKQHRRKLLYSISFY